In one Bacillus sp. PK3_68 genomic region, the following are encoded:
- a CDS encoding acyl-CoA dehydrogenase family protein → MSKELFIRTSLQREWLEKLLKYEKDFKEDSQENDKQSSFPKKNVNKLVEMGYTKLTLPVEYGGEGIRVTDMVLLQETIASLDSVTGLAIGWHQGVVGELYEKKLWEKEKLKSFAQEVLNGALVNRAVSEAQTGSPTRGGRPGTNAVKKGSKWVISGQKNFTTMSPVLTHFLVSAWVEEKQGIGFFLIPRDSKGLSIKETWDVIAMRGSESHDLVLDHVEVAEENFVELNHGPRGDKINGWILHIPACYLGIAQSARDYALKFAVEHSPNSISGSISQLPNVQSLLGRIDLELMKARHFLYSVAEAYDDAERRSHITNELAAAKHIVTNSAITIVDLSMRLVGAKSLQMSNPLQRYYRDVRAGLHNPPMDDMTISKLAQTAIKEAENK, encoded by the coding sequence GTGTCCAAGGAATTATTTATTAGAACAAGCCTGCAAAGAGAGTGGCTGGAAAAATTATTGAAGTATGAGAAAGATTTTAAAGAAGATTCACAGGAAAACGATAAACAATCATCCTTTCCTAAGAAAAATGTCAACAAGCTGGTTGAAATGGGTTATACAAAATTAACCTTGCCTGTCGAATATGGGGGCGAGGGCATCAGGGTGACTGACATGGTACTTCTTCAGGAAACCATCGCGAGCTTGGACAGTGTAACAGGATTGGCGATCGGCTGGCATCAAGGGGTTGTTGGCGAGCTGTATGAAAAAAAACTCTGGGAAAAAGAAAAGCTAAAGTCCTTTGCTCAAGAAGTGTTGAACGGCGCTTTAGTGAACAGGGCAGTAAGCGAAGCGCAAACCGGCAGTCCGACCCGTGGTGGCCGTCCTGGAACTAATGCAGTGAAAAAAGGCAGCAAATGGGTGATTTCCGGACAAAAGAATTTTACAACAATGTCACCTGTATTAACGCATTTTCTCGTATCCGCATGGGTCGAAGAAAAACAAGGAATTGGCTTTTTCCTTATTCCGAGAGATTCCAAAGGGTTGTCTATCAAAGAAACCTGGGATGTCATCGCCATGAGGGGCTCTGAAAGCCACGACCTTGTATTGGATCATGTAGAAGTGGCGGAGGAAAACTTCGTAGAATTAAATCACGGACCAAGAGGTGACAAGATAAATGGCTGGATTCTGCATATCCCCGCCTGTTATTTAGGCATCGCCCAATCCGCTCGTGATTATGCACTGAAATTCGCTGTGGAACATTCACCAAATAGCATTAGCGGATCGATCAGCCAGCTGCCAAACGTGCAGAGTTTGCTCGGTCGCATTGATCTGGAACTAATGAAAGCACGCCATTTCCTCTACAGCGTAGCGGAAGCTTATGACGATGCTGAGCGCCGGTCTCATATAACGAATGAACTGGCAGCTGCCAAGCATATTGTAACAAATTCAGCTATTACGATCGTTGATTTGTCCATGAGACTAGTCGGTGCTAAAAGCCTGCAAATGTCTAACCCACTCCAAAGATATTATCGGGATGTAAGAGCTGGGCTTCATAACCCGCCAATGGATGACATGACGATCTCAAAACTGGCGCAAACCGCTATTAAAGAAGCAGAAAATAAATAA
- a CDS encoding MATE family efflux transporter, translating into MSSSTSAFHQLDTQPVGRIFLRYLLPSMIGMLLMAVNIVADGIMVGNRLGPEALAGVGIAAPVYTIFVALSLWIGIGAATKYSMAMGAKRVAEARVIFTHALFSIFLFTLLIGLAAFLLRDPLAYALGANQDTFPYVSDYLYVILLFGFVFTIENTFSVFVRNDGAPNLSMAALVVSASANIILNYIFLYIFDFGVAGAASATIIAAFLAILVLASHFLKKSGNLRIVHFTFDKKLFWLIIVIGFPSFLSEIGISVFTISHNVAFERTAGTDGVAAFSILNYVHSVMLMMFLGMGSAIQPLISYYHGADNQRRKRETVQKASLTAILAGAAFFFIGQLAAGPIVSIFGDFSSDVTALATLGIQLFFIAYLFTGTNFVMMTYYQSVGNVRMAIWITAAREIVVMFVFLLILPPLLGVNGIWLAIPASEFLVFVSILLYQRKAQVRAVQR; encoded by the coding sequence ATGAGCTCATCAACCTCTGCATTTCATCAGTTAGATACGCAGCCTGTCGGACGCATCTTTCTGCGTTATTTGCTTCCGTCTATGATTGGCATGCTATTGATGGCTGTTAATATTGTGGCCGATGGAATTATGGTAGGAAACAGGCTGGGACCTGAAGCTTTAGCGGGAGTGGGAATTGCTGCTCCTGTTTACACAATCTTCGTAGCGCTGTCTCTTTGGATTGGTATTGGAGCAGCCACGAAGTATTCCATGGCTATGGGAGCAAAAAGAGTAGCAGAGGCCCGGGTAATTTTTACACATGCTCTGTTTTCAATCTTTCTATTTACGCTGCTAATTGGATTGGCTGCTTTTTTACTTCGCGATCCTCTTGCCTATGCGCTTGGTGCGAATCAAGATACCTTTCCGTATGTGTCGGATTATTTATATGTCATTTTATTGTTTGGTTTTGTATTTACTATTGAAAATACGTTTAGTGTGTTTGTCCGTAATGATGGGGCGCCAAATCTTTCGATGGCTGCGCTTGTCGTATCGGCCTCTGCAAACATTATCCTTAATTATATATTTTTATATATTTTCGACTTTGGAGTGGCAGGTGCTGCTTCCGCCACCATAATCGCAGCCTTTCTTGCTATTCTCGTGCTGGCTAGCCACTTTTTGAAGAAATCAGGCAATTTAAGAATCGTGCACTTTACCTTTGATAAAAAGCTGTTTTGGCTGATTATTGTGATCGGCTTTCCGAGTTTTCTGTCTGAAATAGGTATCTCAGTTTTTACTATTTCCCACAACGTTGCTTTTGAACGGACTGCCGGGACAGACGGTGTCGCCGCTTTTTCTATCCTTAACTATGTGCATAGTGTCATGCTGATGATGTTTCTCGGGATGGGATCGGCGATACAGCCGCTCATCAGTTATTACCATGGGGCTGATAATCAAAGGAGAAAGCGAGAAACCGTTCAAAAAGCCAGTTTGACTGCTATATTGGCAGGCGCTGCTTTTTTCTTTATTGGTCAGTTGGCGGCCGGGCCGATCGTTTCAATATTCGGTGATTTTTCCTCCGATGTAACAGCTCTTGCGACTCTGGGCATCCAATTATTTTTCATTGCCTATCTTTTTACAGGAACGAACTTTGTAATGATGACGTACTATCAATCTGTCGGCAATGTCCGCATGGCTATATGGATTACAGCTGCCCGCGAAATTGTTGTGATGTTCGTCTTTTTGCTCATTTTGCCGCCGCTTTTAGGAGTGAATGGTATTTGGCTCGCCATTCCAGCATCTGAATTTTTGGTCTTTGTCAGCATTTTATTGTATCAGCGAAAGGCGCAAGTAAGGGCCGTGCAAAGATAA
- a CDS encoding cytochrome P450, protein MASSRSIPKEKGLDHTLALLAEGYEFIPERRSELQSDIFQTRILGQKAICIAGEEAAAVFYDENLFTRKGAAPKRVQKTLFGEKAIQTMDGEEHKQRKRMFLSMMTPKRLDDLANITKQQWQAKAPEWKQRGEIVLFHEAEEVMCRIACEWAGVPITEVEVKQRAADFGIMIDTFAAVGGRYREGKQARARSEKWIEKVIKQIRSKKLQPPEHTAAYIIAWHRDLNGKMLDDRMAAIELINILRPIVAIGRFVTFGALALHDYPEVREKVKADKDNYSHLFVQEVRRFYPFGPFVGARVREDFKWKDYEFKKGTLVLLDIYGTNHHPDLWDHPEEFRPERFAEWKESPFSFIPQGGGDHYMGHRCAGEWVTVLVMKESLKFLTKNVAYDVPEQDLTYDMSRIPSLPESRFIIKNVQLV, encoded by the coding sequence ATGGCATCCAGTCGTTCAATTCCTAAAGAAAAAGGGCTTGATCATACACTCGCTCTATTGGCGGAAGGGTATGAGTTTATTCCTGAAAGACGCAGCGAGCTGCAGTCTGATATTTTTCAAACACGTATTCTTGGACAGAAGGCCATCTGCATAGCTGGCGAGGAGGCCGCTGCTGTTTTTTATGATGAAAATTTGTTTACACGAAAGGGAGCGGCACCAAAGCGTGTACAAAAAACGTTGTTTGGGGAGAAGGCCATTCAAACAATGGATGGAGAGGAGCATAAACAGCGAAAGCGGATGTTTCTATCTATGATGACACCTAAACGTCTCGATGACCTCGCAAACATTACTAAACAGCAGTGGCAGGCGAAAGCCCCTGAATGGAAACAGAGAGGCGAAATCGTACTGTTTCATGAAGCAGAGGAAGTGATGTGCCGGATTGCCTGCGAATGGGCAGGAGTGCCGATTACAGAAGTAGAAGTGAAGCAGCGAGCGGCTGATTTTGGAATAATGATTGATACTTTTGCCGCTGTTGGCGGAAGATATCGGGAGGGAAAGCAGGCGCGTGCGAGATCAGAAAAATGGATTGAAAAGGTGATTAAGCAAATTCGCTCTAAAAAGTTGCAACCTCCTGAACATACAGCGGCTTACATTATCGCTTGGCATCGGGACTTAAATGGGAAAATGCTTGACGATCGAATGGCCGCCATTGAACTGATCAATATCTTAAGACCTATTGTTGCGATCGGTCGTTTCGTTACGTTTGGAGCTCTTGCTTTGCATGATTATCCGGAAGTAAGAGAAAAAGTAAAAGCGGATAAAGACAATTACAGCCACCTGTTTGTTCAGGAGGTCCGCCGTTTCTACCCGTTTGGCCCGTTTGTGGGAGCAAGGGTGAGAGAGGACTTTAAGTGGAAGGATTACGAGTTTAAAAAAGGAACATTGGTACTGCTTGATATTTACGGAACAAACCACCATCCAGATCTTTGGGATCACCCGGAAGAGTTCCGGCCAGAGCGATTTGCAGAGTGGAAGGAGAGTCCATTTTCTTTCATACCGCAAGGCGGAGGGGACCATTATATGGGACATCGCTGTGCGGGAGAGTGGGTTACTGTTCTTGTAATGAAGGAAAGTCTGAAGTTTTTAACGAAGAACGTCGCATACGATGTGCCAGAGCAGGATTTAACTTATGATATGAGCAGAATTCCATCCCTTCCTGAGAGCCGGTTTATCATCAAGAATGTCCAGCTTGTCTAA
- a CDS encoding amino acid ABC transporter permease — protein MSTSLQDWIDLFTKVLDKLPLTLFMMGVSLIFALILGVLIAIIRIQKQPVLYQIATFYLSFTRCTPLLVQLFLIYFGLPQLLLVFNIDINSWDRLIFVILAFSLHTAAYLSEVIRSAYLAVGEAQLEAAYSVGMSYSQALRRIILPQAFVIALPNLGNNIIELLKDTSLAFTIGIIDIMGQVRIILGNNHGMGMFEVYIVISLVYWGACIVIEMIISFAEKMFKKGHVGLSK, from the coding sequence ATGAGTACAAGCTTGCAAGATTGGATTGATTTATTTACTAAAGTGCTGGACAAGCTTCCCTTAACGTTATTTATGATGGGAGTTTCATTGATTTTTGCTTTAATTTTAGGCGTACTGATAGCCATTATCCGCATACAAAAGCAGCCCGTTCTCTATCAAATCGCCACTTTTTACTTATCATTTACCCGATGCACGCCGCTTTTGGTTCAGTTGTTTCTTATTTACTTCGGGCTTCCGCAATTGCTGCTAGTATTTAATATTGATATTAACAGCTGGGATCGTCTAATCTTTGTGATTCTTGCTTTTTCACTTCATACGGCTGCTTATTTATCAGAAGTGATCCGTTCAGCTTACTTAGCTGTCGGTGAAGCACAGTTAGAAGCAGCTTATAGTGTGGGGATGAGCTACTCGCAAGCTTTAAGAAGAATTATTCTGCCGCAGGCGTTTGTGATCGCTTTACCGAACCTAGGCAACAACATAATTGAGTTATTAAAAGATACGTCACTTGCCTTCACAATTGGCATCATTGATATCATGGGACAGGTGCGCATCATTTTGGGGAACAATCACGGGATGGGAATGTTTGAAGTATATATCGTCATTTCTCTCGTTTACTGGGGAGCTTGTATTGTCATCGAAATGATTATCAGCTTCGCCGAAAAAATGTTTAAAAAAGGACATGTCGGTTTATCAAAGTAA
- a CDS encoding XRE family transcriptional regulator codes for MEEVHLILAKNLKAIREKEKLSLEKVSQLSGVSKTMIGQIERGESSPTLTTIWKIANGLKVSFTSLINNPQPDTKVVLRSDIQVLDEDNGRYRVYPSFPFQEDRRFEVYSVEIEKEGRLNSQAHKEGTEEFITVFDGEVTICVSEKSYKLKSGDSIRFRADKPHTYYNSGEALTRLSMTIYYPN; via the coding sequence ATGGAGGAAGTTCATCTTATTCTTGCAAAAAATTTAAAGGCTATTAGGGAAAAAGAAAAATTAAGTTTGGAAAAAGTCTCTCAATTAAGCGGAGTAAGCAAAACAATGATCGGGCAAATTGAAAGAGGAGAGTCAAGCCCAACACTAACAACGATTTGGAAAATTGCTAACGGATTAAAGGTTTCCTTTACCTCTCTCATTAATAATCCGCAGCCTGATACTAAAGTAGTTTTAAGAAGTGATATTCAAGTGCTGGATGAGGACAACGGCAGATATAGAGTATACCCATCCTTCCCCTTTCAAGAGGACAGGCGCTTTGAAGTTTACTCTGTTGAGATTGAAAAAGAAGGACGATTAAATTCTCAGGCTCACAAAGAAGGAACCGAGGAGTTTATCACAGTTTTCGATGGAGAAGTAACCATTTGTGTCAGCGAAAAAAGCTATAAATTAAAAAGCGGCGATTCAATCAGATTTAGAGCTGATAAGCCGCATACTTATTATAATTCTGGAGAAGCATTAACCCGATTAAGTATGACTATCTATTATCCAAACTGA
- a CDS encoding LysE family transporter: MPVFSFLLFVIITSFTLGPNNFMAMAFANKHGMKKTVKFSLGVGVGFFIIALLCSCFNLFLTTVMPIIEFPLTIFGVVYMLYLAFKILTSKGNTNSNNQDKQNFFLIGVLVQFVNPKGILFGITVVSTFILPYYTSYSSYFLFSLFLGMVGIVSTFSWSLFGSVFQKFLVKYRRSFNAVMAALLVYSAFSILVK; the protein is encoded by the coding sequence ATGCCTGTATTTTCCTTCTTGCTATTTGTGATTATTACCAGTTTTACCCTGGGACCTAACAATTTTATGGCAATGGCGTTTGCCAATAAACATGGAATGAAAAAAACAGTTAAATTCTCTTTAGGAGTAGGTGTTGGGTTTTTTATTATCGCGTTATTATGTAGTTGTTTTAATCTTTTTCTTACAACTGTCATGCCAATCATTGAATTTCCTTTAACTATTTTTGGTGTAGTCTACATGCTATATTTAGCTTTTAAAATACTTACGAGTAAGGGAAATACTAATAGTAATAATCAAGATAAACAGAACTTTTTCTTGATAGGCGTCTTGGTGCAATTTGTCAATCCGAAAGGCATCCTTTTTGGTATTACAGTCGTCTCCACCTTCATTCTTCCTTACTACACTTCCTACTCCAGCTATTTTCTTTTTTCATTGTTTTTAGGAATGGTCGGTATAGTGAGCACATTTAGCTGGAGCCTGTTTGGTTCGGTTTTTCAAAAGTTCTTGGTAAAATACAGACGATCATTTAATGCAGTAATGGCCGCCTTATTGGTATACAGTGCTTTTTCTATTCTTGTTAAATAG
- a CDS encoding GNAT family N-acetyltransferase, with protein sequence MSLRICEVTADNWMEVASLSVNDHQKDFIESNLFSLAQSKFEPHWKSVGLYDGEWLVGYAMYGRDKTTRRVWLDRFMIDQKYQGRGYASRFLSPLIKEIQQHYHCVHIYLSVYPGNTKARYLYEKFGFTLNGEKDEAGLVCGLVMELNVVRRSIE encoded by the coding sequence ATGAGCCTCCGTATATGTGAGGTAACAGCTGATAACTGGATGGAAGTAGCCTCCTTATCAGTTAATGATCATCAAAAAGATTTTATTGAAAGTAATTTGTTTTCTTTGGCTCAATCTAAATTTGAACCGCATTGGAAGTCTGTCGGCTTATATGATGGTGAATGGCTTGTTGGATATGCCATGTACGGGCGTGATAAAACAACCAGACGTGTATGGCTCGACCGCTTTATGATTGATCAAAAGTATCAGGGCAGGGGATATGCAAGCCGCTTTCTTTCACCTTTAATTAAAGAAATCCAACAGCACTACCATTGCGTTCACATATATTTAAGTGTTTATCCCGGAAATACAAAAGCCCGTTATTTATATGAAAAGTTTGGTTTTACATTAAATGGAGAAAAGGATGAAGCCGGTTTAGTTTGTGGACTTGTTATGGAACTTAACGTAGTAAGGAGAAGCATAGAATGA
- a CDS encoding amino acid ABC transporter ATP-binding protein: MVELTNIKKSFKKNVVLRGIDLQVNKGDVLVIVGPSGSGKTTLLRCINYLERPDEGTISVDGFSIEGKNASRKDILTLRRKTAMVFQHYNLFKNKTVLENVMEGLIVAKKMKATEARDLSINLLQKVGLSEKINDYPAQLSGGQQQRVGIARALALNPSVILFDEPTSALDPEMVGEVLSIMKKIASEGMTMVIVTHEIDFAREVADRVVFMADGVIVEQGTPDEVLTHPTHERTKQFLKRLVREPEYEI, translated from the coding sequence TTGGTTGAATTAACTAATATTAAAAAGAGCTTTAAAAAGAATGTTGTTTTAAGAGGGATCGACCTACAAGTGAATAAAGGGGATGTATTGGTTATTGTCGGGCCGAGCGGATCTGGGAAAACAACTCTTCTCCGTTGCATTAATTATTTAGAAAGGCCAGATGAAGGGACCATCTCTGTCGATGGGTTTTCAATTGAAGGAAAAAACGCTTCAAGAAAAGACATTTTGACGTTGAGACGTAAAACAGCCATGGTTTTCCAGCACTATAATTTATTCAAAAATAAAACTGTTCTGGAAAATGTAATGGAGGGGTTAATTGTCGCAAAGAAAATGAAAGCCACAGAAGCCCGCGATCTCAGTATTAATTTGCTTCAGAAGGTAGGTCTGAGTGAGAAGATAAATGATTATCCGGCCCAGCTTTCCGGCGGACAACAGCAGCGGGTCGGCATTGCCAGGGCACTTGCCTTAAACCCTTCTGTTATCTTGTTTGACGAGCCGACATCTGCTCTTGATCCTGAGATGGTCGGTGAAGTGCTCTCTATTATGAAAAAAATCGCCAGTGAGGGAATGACGATGGTCATCGTCACTCACGAAATTGATTTTGCCAGAGAAGTAGCTGATCGTGTTGTTTTTATGGCTGACGGGGTGATTGTCGAGCAAGGAACGCCTGATGAAGTATTAACCCATCCAACGCATGAGCGAACAAAGCAATTTTTGAAAAGGCTTGTCAGAGAGCCAGAATATGAAATTTAA
- the guaC gene encoding GMP reductase, giving the protein MENVFDYEDIQLIPAKCVVNSRSECDTTINFGGRTFKLPVVPANMQTIIDEKIAVYLAENGYFYIMHRFKPEERPAFIKDMHSRGLFASISVGVKEEEYSFVEQLAEEQLIPEYITIDIAHGHSNAVIKMIQHIKKHLPESFVIAGNVGTPEAVRELENAGADATKVGIGPGKVCITKIKTGFGTGGWQLAALRWCAKAASKPIIADGGIRTHGDIAKSIRFGASMVMIGSLFAGHEESPGELFEQDGKVYKEYFGSASEFQKGEKKNVEGKKMFVEYKGPLQDTLTEMEQDLQSSVSYAGGTKLEAIRNVDYVVVKNSIFNGDKVY; this is encoded by the coding sequence ATGGAAAATGTGTTTGATTACGAAGATATTCAATTAATTCCGGCAAAATGTGTTGTAAATAGCCGCTCAGAATGTGATACAACTATCAACTTTGGCGGGCGGACATTTAAGCTGCCTGTCGTGCCTGCCAATATGCAGACAATTATAGATGAAAAAATCGCTGTTTACTTAGCCGAAAACGGTTACTTCTACATTATGCACCGCTTTAAGCCAGAGGAGCGTCCAGCTTTTATTAAAGACATGCATTCACGTGGACTATTTGCCTCTATTAGCGTAGGCGTCAAAGAAGAAGAATACAGTTTTGTTGAACAGTTGGCTGAAGAACAGCTTATACCAGAGTATATTACGATTGATATTGCCCATGGCCACTCTAATGCGGTAATAAAAATGATCCAGCATATCAAAAAACATTTGCCTGAAAGCTTCGTTATTGCAGGAAACGTCGGCACACCAGAAGCGGTCAGAGAGTTAGAAAACGCTGGTGCAGATGCAACAAAGGTTGGCATTGGACCAGGTAAAGTATGCATTACTAAAATTAAAACTGGATTTGGAACTGGCGGCTGGCAATTGGCTGCGTTGCGCTGGTGTGCAAAAGCAGCAAGCAAGCCAATTATCGCTGACGGCGGAATCCGTACCCATGGGGATATCGCTAAGTCTATTAGATTTGGCGCATCCATGGTAATGATTGGCTCATTATTTGCCGGACACGAAGAATCTCCAGGAGAACTTTTCGAGCAAGATGGAAAGGTTTATAAAGAATATTTTGGGTCCGCTTCAGAATTCCAAAAAGGTGAAAAGAAAAATGTAGAAGGCAAGAAGATGTTTGTAGAATATAAAGGGCCTTTACAAGATACGTTAACTGAAATGGAACAAGATCTTCAATCCTCTGTTTCTTATGCTGGAGGAACGAAGCTGGAAGCTATTCGCAATGTGGATTACGTCGTTGTTAAAAACTCTATTTTCAACGGTGACAAAGTTTACTAA
- a CDS encoding transporter substrate-binding domain-containing protein, giving the protein MKRIWLTVFLAAVSVFVIAGCSNSESGKTKDGKQIIKVALSDEVNPPFLYTDESNNPIGYDMDYLKEIEKKLPQYKFEYTFGEEESNLVGVDTGKFDFAINWFFKNPEREQKFLYPQHGYGYSLTTLITKKDRNDIKTLDDMVGKKLAPMSPSGGLRSILNGYNKSHPERQVTIESIDHPSNADNLKRVAAGKADAVFLNKTTFDAVQEDLNLDLKVAGVVSKEPIYVVFDSENKELAKEMDKATEELIKDGTLPKLAEKWFDIDIFKDLEYINEKGFEYKK; this is encoded by the coding sequence ATGAAGCGCATTTGGTTGACAGTTTTTTTAGCAGCCGTTTCCGTTTTTGTGATTGCTGGCTGCTCCAACAGTGAAAGTGGGAAAACGAAAGATGGAAAACAAATTATTAAAGTGGCATTAAGTGATGAGGTCAATCCGCCGTTTTTATATACGGATGAATCGAATAATCCGATCGGCTACGATATGGATTATTTAAAAGAAATAGAAAAAAAGCTGCCACAATATAAGTTTGAATACACCTTTGGTGAAGAAGAGTCGAATTTAGTCGGCGTTGATACAGGGAAGTTTGACTTTGCGATTAATTGGTTTTTTAAAAATCCGGAAAGAGAACAAAAATTCCTTTATCCGCAGCATGGGTACGGCTACTCTCTTACCACGCTAATTACAAAGAAAGATAGAAATGACATTAAGACATTGGATGATATGGTTGGTAAAAAACTCGCGCCTATGTCTCCAAGCGGCGGACTGCGCTCGATCTTAAACGGTTATAACAAGAGCCATCCAGAACGCCAGGTGACAATTGAAAGCATCGATCATCCTTCAAATGCGGATAACTTAAAGCGTGTAGCAGCTGGAAAAGCAGATGCAGTGTTTCTTAATAAAACTACATTTGATGCGGTTCAGGAAGATCTGAATTTGGATTTAAAGGTGGCAGGAGTTGTTTCTAAAGAGCCGATTTATGTTGTGTTTGATTCAGAAAATAAAGAATTGGCTAAGGAAATGGATAAAGCGACAGAGGAACTGATTAAGGACGGCACCCTTCCTAAGCTTGCCGAGAAGTGGTTCGATATCGATATTTTTAAGGATCTTGAGTACATTAACGAAAAAGGCTTTGAATATAAAAAATAA
- a CDS encoding VOC family protein, with product MFDHLVHFVEEPEKAIAFLKEKGIAAVEGGVHENRGTYNAVSYFDLSYIELLSTYDKELVRQTQHPRHSFLETVAEEQFTEGFSRIAIRTTDIEGAAKHFKNKGLTIYGPESFSRKRPDGSLVEWQLLYIGDPAGGMELPFIIQWQEEDAERKKELIERKVIQPHPSKAVLSHVTFAVRDLEKKIGQWAEWLKLEAGEVFIDEVLQAKCQSLELQGGRLVFGSPIGEGIVADVLRQRGERPFQVALSSPIKSESFSLFGGIYQIEKI from the coding sequence ATGTTTGATCATCTTGTTCACTTTGTGGAAGAGCCAGAGAAGGCGATCGCCTTTTTGAAAGAGAAAGGAATTGCAGCTGTTGAAGGCGGGGTGCACGAAAACAGGGGAACATACAATGCGGTCAGTTATTTTGATTTAAGCTATATTGAACTTTTAAGTACATATGACAAAGAGCTTGTGCGGCAAACGCAGCACCCCAGACATAGCTTCCTTGAAACAGTTGCCGAAGAACAATTCACTGAAGGCTTTTCCCGCATAGCCATTCGAACAACGGATATTGAAGGCGCAGCAAAGCACTTCAAGAACAAAGGATTAACGATTTATGGTCCAGAGTCTTTTAGCCGCAAGCGCCCTGATGGCAGCCTTGTTGAATGGCAGCTTCTTTATATAGGGGATCCGGCCGGCGGGATGGAGCTGCCGTTTATTATTCAATGGCAAGAGGAAGACGCCGAGAGAAAGAAGGAGCTGATAGAGAGGAAGGTCATCCAGCCGCATCCTTCTAAAGCTGTACTTTCTCATGTTACATTTGCTGTCCGTGACTTGGAAAAAAAGATTGGACAATGGGCGGAGTGGCTGAAGCTAGAAGCTGGCGAGGTCTTTATTGATGAGGTCTTACAGGCAAAATGTCAGTCATTAGAGCTTCAAGGCGGGCGATTAGTTTTTGGAAGCCCGATCGGTGAGGGAATCGTGGCAGATGTCCTTCGCCAGAGAGGAGAGAGACCGTTCCAAGTAGCCCTTTCCAGCCCAATTAAGAGCGAGTCATTTAGCTTATTTGGCGGCATTTATCAGATCGAGAAAATTTAA
- a CDS encoding TetR/AcrR family transcriptional regulator yields MKSRIMKAFLEEIHDKSMKFTMDDLAKRLGISKRTLYEHFSSKTEILDAIIDSTLFEFDEKTEAIVRDPELSLLEKIKGVITVVPKYNEFYDWKILDQMKKSYPEQWERIHTALNQWDALRQLIEQGIREGLIIDQNVSLLIKLIIDATNSTLDRQFFLENSITVTEALDSIVDILLFGLVKKDRA; encoded by the coding sequence ATGAAATCTCGTATTATGAAAGCTTTTCTTGAAGAGATTCATGATAAAAGCATGAAATTCACGATGGATGATTTAGCAAAAAGGCTAGGTATTAGCAAGCGCACGCTGTATGAACATTTTTCTTCAAAAACGGAAATTTTAGATGCAATCATTGATTCTACTTTATTTGAATTTGATGAAAAAACCGAAGCCATTGTTCGCGATCCAGAATTGTCACTCCTGGAAAAAATAAAAGGGGTTATTACTGTCGTTCCTAAATATAATGAATTTTATGATTGGAAGATTTTGGATCAAATGAAGAAGTCTTATCCAGAGCAATGGGAAAGAATTCATACTGCGCTTAATCAGTGGGATGCGCTCCGTCAATTGATTGAACAAGGGATTCGCGAAGGGTTGATTATTGATCAAAATGTCTCTTTGCTTATTAAACTGATTATTGATGCAACAAACTCTACTCTTGACCGTCAATTTTTCTTGGAAAATAGTATAACGGTTACGGAGGCGTTAGACTCCATTGTGGATATTTTATTATTTGGCTTAGTTAAAAAAGATCGAGCATGA